A section of the Mycobacterium sp. 3519A genome encodes:
- a CDS encoding dynamin-like GTPase family protein, whose product MSTSDQVRAILGGTIQAYRNDPAYRNRPDVHNELERIGYRLNQPIRIALAGTLKAGKSTLVNALVGEDIAPTDATEATRIVTWFRHGPIPKVTANHRGGRRSNVPIARGSNGSAGLTFDFASLDPEDIADLDVEWPAAELIDATIIDTPGTSSLSRDVSERTLRLLVPEDGVPRVDAVVFLLRTLNAADIALLKQIGELVGGSTGALGVIGVASRADEIGAGRIDAMLSAKDVAKRFTAEMDKTGICQAVVPVSGLLALTARTLRQSEFVALEKLAGVDAAELTKAMLSVDRFVREDSSLPVDAATRAALLDRFGMFGIRISIAVLRAGVSDSVALADELLERSGLVALRDVIDQQFAQRSDLLKAHTALLSLRQFVQANPIYATRYILADIDPLLADTHAFEELRLLSALRSRPTTLNEDEMASLRRIIGGSGTDAASRLGLQPDAPYDGPRAAFAAAQRWRRRADHPLNDPFTTRACRAAVRSAEALVAEYAARGR is encoded by the coding sequence ATGAGCACGAGCGATCAGGTGCGGGCGATCCTGGGCGGCACGATCCAGGCGTACCGCAACGATCCGGCGTACCGGAATCGGCCTGATGTGCACAACGAGTTGGAGCGCATCGGCTACCGGCTCAATCAGCCGATCCGCATCGCGCTCGCGGGCACGCTGAAGGCGGGCAAGTCCACCCTCGTGAATGCCCTTGTGGGCGAGGACATCGCGCCCACCGACGCCACCGAGGCCACCCGCATCGTCACCTGGTTCCGGCACGGCCCGATCCCGAAGGTGACGGCCAACCATCGCGGCGGCAGGCGGTCGAACGTGCCGATCGCCCGCGGCTCGAACGGTTCGGCCGGCCTGACGTTCGACTTCGCCAGCCTCGACCCGGAGGACATCGCCGATCTCGACGTCGAATGGCCCGCAGCCGAATTGATCGATGCGACCATCATCGACACCCCGGGCACGTCCTCGCTGAGCCGCGACGTCTCCGAACGCACACTACGGTTGTTGGTGCCGGAGGACGGCGTCCCGCGCGTCGACGCGGTGGTGTTCCTGTTGCGCACGCTGAACGCGGCCGATATCGCCCTGCTCAAGCAGATCGGCGAGTTGGTCGGCGGGTCGACGGGCGCGCTCGGGGTGATCGGGGTGGCGTCGCGCGCCGACGAGATCGGCGCGGGCCGCATCGACGCGATGCTCTCAGCCAAGGACGTGGCCAAGCGGTTCACCGCCGAGATGGACAAGACCGGCATCTGCCAGGCCGTGGTGCCGGTGTCGGGTCTGTTGGCGTTGACCGCCCGCACGCTGCGGCAGAGCGAGTTCGTCGCGCTGGAGAAGTTGGCGGGAGTGGATGCCGCCGAACTCACCAAGGCGATGCTGTCGGTGGACCGCTTCGTGCGGGAGGACAGTTCGTTGCCTGTTGATGCCGCCACCAGGGCCGCACTGCTGGACCGGTTCGGCATGTTCGGCATCAGGATCTCCATCGCGGTGTTGCGGGCCGGCGTCAGCGATTCGGTGGCGCTCGCCGACGAACTGCTGGAGCGCAGCGGTCTGGTCGCGCTTCGCGATGTGATCGACCAGCAGTTCGCGCAGCGCTCGGATCTGCTGAAGGCGCACACCGCGCTGCTATCACTGCGGCAGTTCGTGCAGGCCAACCCGATCTACGCCACGCGCTACATTCTCGCCGACATCGACCCGCTGCTTGCCGACACCCACGCATTCGAGGAGCTCCGGCTGTTGAGCGCATTGCGTTCGCGCCCAACGACTTTGAACGAGGACGAGATGGCGTCGCTGCGGCGCATCATCGGCGGTTCCGGCACCGACGCAGCCAGCAGGCTTGGGCTGCAACCCGACGCACCCTACGACGGGCCGCGGGCGGCGTTCGCGGCCGCGCAACGCTGGCGCCGCCGCGCCGACCATCCGCTCAACGATCCGTTCACCACACGGGCCTGCCGCGCGGCGGTTCGCAGCGCCGAGGCGTTGGTCGCCGAATACGCGGCGAGGGGCCGCTAG